A region from the Brassica napus cultivar Da-Ae chromosome C8, Da-Ae, whole genome shotgun sequence genome encodes:
- the LOC106377870 gene encoding transcription factor HRS1-like gives MATYNLYRRPERSEQTIGECRHVVLEKFVTIKDSSPSNEEEDEEFDYEHGTHDPDNDSEDKNMKSDWLKSVQLWNQPEPILPKEERLQPKMIETIVEIDESIGKYPIVNSGEERKREAEKDARRKQRSV, from the exons ATGGCGACATACAATCTGTACAGACGACCAGAGCGCTCGGAGCAGACAATCGGTGAATGTAGACATGTAGTCTTGGAGAAATTTGTAACTATTAAAGATTCATCGCCCtccaatgaagaagaagatgaagagttcGACTATGAACACGGAACTCATGATCCGGACAATGATTCTGAGGACAAGAACATGAAATCTGATTGGCTTAAGTCTGTTCAGCTCTGGAACCAGCCAGAACCTATTCTTCCCAAAGag GAACGGTTGCAACCAAAGATGATTGAGACCATTGTGGAGATAGATGAAAGTATAGGAAAATATCCAATCGTTAACAGTGGTGAAGAAAGGAAGAGAGAGGCGGAGAAAGACGCAAGAAGAAAGCAAAGAAG TGTATAG